In Stenotrophomonas sp. 610A2, one DNA window encodes the following:
- a CDS encoding type VI secretion system Vgr family protein, translated as MDIRNSALLASLASLSHRNRLIQLQGPHDGLVVERFEGQESVCGDHRLRIDCLSTDAFLDIDAWLEQALTLQLRAADGSLRQWHGLCTEVAQLGSDGGLARYQLVLEPWTALLRLRRNAVIFQDVDIRGICERIFADYPQAAYRFDVEALPRRPITTQYRETDWEFVTRLLAEAGLAWRIEQMQGGEGAHTLVVFGPQAELPDTGSVRFHRVAATESADGISAFSERQQLVSNSSTVASWHSEQIKAVSAQATATTDDLPALEVYVQPRAGRFAESSWAQSEAQARLDALRVSQVLYSGSGSERRLAAGSRFSLVQHPQHEAQAFQLLVVHHAAVNNLESGIAELLGHNELERGGYRNKFLATDASVAVRALPQEKPSLHGPQTARVVGVANAALSPNRDHQVRIQFNWQRGSAPNPGGLSDTGSSQPGHAPGDQTSGSWVPVVEWVAGPNWGTAFLPRIGSEVLVEFLHGDIDQPRITGQLYNGEVEPPFGGGIDAQAQHPGVLSGLHTEAHDGSGTQQWVIDDTPGQLRTRLHSSLADSRLELGYLIQHQNKARGALRGEGFELATQGWSNVHAGEGLLLSASTQQHAASTVMDNAEVVAQLKGAERSLEQMQQTLQQQQVPGLSAWQSTGMLRELADPNADGRFEGEVNGQSPFKPSDGRNPGDEPVERFAKPMLLVEAPNHIAWTTTASAIAYAGQNLQLTVQQDLHTSSGETIATVSGGQVSLFAQSGPVRVIAANGPVSLQAHDGELEVLAEQAITITATDSRIDVLAKNKIVLQAGSSSVTLEDGDIAFSCLGEFKVKAGDHRFLIGNATTTKLPHLPIDALTNVLTGMFSVQFVVEDEYGSPIPNFSYVVVGGSGSEARGTTNQKGETERIFGKKGEAYELYPDFLAPVEDGFKIENCKEC; from the coding sequence ATGGATATCCGAAACTCGGCACTGCTCGCCTCATTGGCGTCGCTGTCGCACCGCAATCGTTTGATCCAACTGCAGGGGCCGCATGACGGCCTGGTAGTGGAACGCTTTGAGGGACAGGAGAGCGTTTGTGGCGACCATCGCCTGCGGATCGACTGCCTCTCCACTGATGCCTTTCTGGACATCGATGCTTGGCTCGAGCAGGCGCTGACTTTGCAACTGCGGGCAGCTGATGGCTCGCTGCGGCAATGGCATGGCTTGTGTACGGAAGTCGCACAGCTCGGCAGCGATGGTGGTTTGGCCCGTTACCAACTGGTGCTTGAACCTTGGACCGCCTTGCTTCGCCTGCGCCGCAACGCTGTGATCTTCCAGGACGTGGACATTCGCGGCATCTGCGAGCGGATTTTTGCCGATTACCCGCAAGCCGCGTATCGCTTCGATGTTGAAGCGCTGCCGCGCCGGCCGATCACCACACAGTACCGGGAGACCGACTGGGAATTCGTGACGCGCCTGCTTGCCGAGGCGGGCTTGGCTTGGCGCATCGAGCAGATGCAAGGCGGCGAGGGTGCACACACGTTGGTGGTGTTTGGGCCGCAGGCGGAACTTCCTGATACAGGCTCGGTGCGCTTTCATCGCGTTGCCGCAACTGAATCCGCCGATGGCATCAGCGCATTTTCCGAGCGTCAGCAGCTGGTGTCCAACAGCAGCACGGTTGCTAGCTGGCACAGCGAGCAGATCAAAGCCGTCTCAGCGCAGGCCACTGCCACAACCGATGATCTGCCTGCACTTGAGGTCTATGTGCAGCCACGCGCTGGCCGCTTCGCCGAATCGAGCTGGGCGCAAAGTGAAGCGCAGGCACGGCTGGATGCGCTTCGGGTGTCGCAGGTGCTGTACAGCGGTAGCGGCAGTGAGCGCCGATTGGCAGCTGGCAGTCGCTTCAGCCTTGTCCAGCATCCACAGCATGAAGCGCAGGCTTTCCAGCTGCTGGTGGTGCACCACGCGGCGGTCAACAATCTGGAAAGCGGTATTGCCGAGCTGCTGGGCCACAATGAGCTGGAGCGCGGCGGCTACCGCAACAAGTTCCTCGCTACCGATGCTTCGGTCGCAGTTCGAGCGCTGCCGCAAGAAAAGCCCAGCCTGCACGGTCCACAGACTGCGCGGGTGGTTGGCGTTGCCAACGCCGCGCTCAGCCCCAATCGCGACCATCAAGTGCGCATCCAGTTCAACTGGCAGCGCGGCAGTGCGCCAAATCCGGGCGGCCTGAGTGACACCGGCAGCAGCCAGCCCGGGCACGCGCCCGGCGACCAGACCAGCGGCAGCTGGGTGCCGGTTGTCGAATGGGTAGCCGGGCCAAACTGGGGCACTGCATTTCTGCCGCGTATCGGCAGCGAAGTGCTGGTGGAATTCCTGCACGGCGATATCGACCAGCCGCGCATAACCGGCCAGCTCTACAACGGCGAAGTCGAACCGCCGTTTGGCGGCGGTATCGATGCGCAGGCCCAGCACCCCGGCGTGCTCAGCGGCCTGCACACCGAAGCACACGACGGCAGCGGCACCCAGCAATGGGTGATTGATGACACGCCCGGCCAGCTGCGTACGCGCCTGCACAGCTCGCTGGCCGATAGCCGACTGGAGCTTGGCTACCTGATCCAGCACCAGAACAAAGCACGCGGCGCGCTGCGCGGCGAAGGCTTCGAGCTGGCAACGCAGGGCTGGAGCAATGTGCATGCAGGCGAAGGCCTACTGCTGTCAGCCAGCACCCAACAGCACGCCGCATCCACCGTGATGGACAACGCCGAAGTCGTCGCCCAACTCAAAGGCGCCGAGCGCAGCCTGGAGCAGATGCAGCAGACGTTGCAGCAACAGCAAGTGCCCGGACTATCGGCATGGCAGAGCACCGGCATGCTGCGCGAGCTGGCCGATCCCAACGCCGATGGCCGCTTCGAAGGTGAGGTCAACGGGCAATCGCCGTTCAAACCCTCCGATGGCCGCAACCCTGGCGATGAGCCGGTTGAGCGTTTCGCCAAGCCAATGCTGCTGGTCGAAGCCCCCAATCACATCGCATGGACCACGACAGCGAGCGCAATCGCCTACGCCGGTCAGAATCTGCAACTCACCGTACAACAAGACCTGCACACCAGTAGTGGCGAAACCATCGCCACCGTCTCCGGCGGACAAGTTTCGCTGTTCGCGCAAAGCGGCCCGGTGCGCGTGATTGCCGCCAACGGCCCGGTAAGTCTGCAGGCGCACGATGGGGAGCTGGAAGTGCTGGCGGAACAAGCGATCACCATCACTGCCACTGACAGCCGTATCGACGTACTTGCGAAGAACAAGATCGTGCTGCAGGCGGGTAGTAGCTCCGTCACGCTGGAGGACGGTGATATCGCGTTCAGCTGTTTGGGGGAGTTCAAGGTCAAGGCTGGGGATCATAGGTTCCTGATAGGGAACGCGACCACCACCAAATTGCCGCATCTCCCTATCGATGCTTTGACAAATGTTCTGACGGGCATGTTTAGCGTTCAGTTTGTTGTCGAGGATGAGTATGGAAGTCCGATCCCAAATTTCTCTTATGTAGTAGTGGGAGGCTCAGGGAGCGAGGCGCGTGGGACGACCAATCAGAAAGGTGAAACCGAGAGAATTTTCGGAAAAAAAGGGGAAGCTTATGAACTTTACCCTGACTTCCTGGCCCCGGTGGAAGATGGTTTTAAGATCGAAAATTGCAAGGAGTGCTGA